CGGCCGCTTCGGCAGCCGCTGCCCCAGGATGAGCATCCGGCCCAGGTCCGCGTTGTCCCCGGCCCGGCCGAAGCGCTGCTCACCGAAGTAGTTGGGCACGCCCTGCGCGGACAGCAGGGCGAAGGACTCGCGCGCCGCGCCCAGGTCCTGGACGCCGCGCAGCCTCAGGCGGAAGCGGTTCCCCTTGAGGTGCCCGGTGCGCAGCTTGTTTCCGTGCCGCTTCGCCTCCAGGACGCGCACGCCCTCCAGCGCGAATCCAGGCAGGCGCGGCTCGGCGATCGCGGGCACGGACAACCACTGCCGCGTCACCGCCTGCCGGTCCTTCATGCCCGCCACGCCGATGTCGTCCTCGCGCACCGCCAACGCGGCCGCCAGCGCACGCACCACCTCGCGCGTGTCCCGGCCGCGCTTCTCCACCCAGATGTACAGGTGCGTGCCCTCGCCGGACGGCAGGTAGGCGGGCAGCTCCTCCACCTCGAAGTCCTCGGGGGTGAGCTTGAACGCGCCGCCACACCCGGGCACGCCCGAGGTCAGCCTTGGGAATCCAGTGTCCGTCACGGTGCCTCGAGTGTGGCCAGGAGTTCCTTCACCCGCCGGGCCAGGTCCTCATCCGCGCGCGACTCCAGCAGCTCCCCCACCTGGAACAGCAGGAAGAACATCACGTCGCTCAGCGCCTGACGGAACGAGGCCAGCGGCTCGCTGCCCAGGTGGGCGCGGTGCTTGTCGAAGGCCTCCATCAACCGCCCCTCCGGAAGGCTGCCATCCGCCGCGAACGCCAGCCCCTCCAGCACCGGCGACGACGACAGCGCCTGACCGGACAGCGCCGCGTTGGCCGCGGCGATGAACTGCCGATCCATACCCGAGCGGGCCACCTCGTCGCGGATCTCCCGGAAGATGAAGTTGAAGACGCGCGCCACCGGGCGGGCATCCACCGGGGCCACCGTGCGCGCCGCCGGACGCGCGCGCTGCGCGGCCACCTTCTCCGGCACCGCCGCGGCGACGGGCGCGCCCACCGGCTTGTCCGTCAGCCCCGCGAAGCCGCCCTCCAGGAGCCGGAAGACGACCTTGGT
This region of Corallococcus silvisoli genomic DNA includes:
- the truD gene encoding tRNA pseudouridine(13) synthase TruD; this translates as MTDTGFPRLTSGVPGCGGAFKLTPEDFEVEELPAYLPSGEGTHLYIWVEKRGRDTREVVRALAAALAVREDDIGVAGMKDRQAVTRQWLSVPAIAEPRLPGFALEGVRVLEAKRHGNKLRTGHLKGNRFRLRLRGVQDLGAARESFALLSAQGVPNYFGEQRFGRAGDNADLGRMLILGQRLPKRPDRFQRKLYLSAFQSRLFNQALVQRLTAGTFATALAGDVLRKEETGGLFVCEAPEVDMPRVAAFEVSPAGPMFGPKMTASRGEVAEAEARLLSDAGVTLGDFQRGGDETEGTRRPYRVRLGAPDLAVEGEDALLTFELPRGAYATEVLHELLKDG